The sequence below is a genomic window from Phoenix dactylifera cultivar Barhee BC4 chromosome 8, palm_55x_up_171113_PBpolish2nd_filt_p, whole genome shotgun sequence.
GTTGCACTAACTTGTTTTCTAAATCACAAATAACATGCATTAATCAACCATACATACCTGGGCTTCACATGTTTTAGGGCTGTCGCAGTAGTATTGGTCTATGATAATAGGGTTGTGTACATTGGTGAGATTAATATGCTCAAATGATATACGGCTTGCAGATCCCTTACCTCCCTGCACGATAATTGTATGATGAATTAAGCAACTCTCAATATAACGCAATAAAATAGGGAAAAGTGCAGTTTTAATTTTGACCTGCCATGTCTTGATCCTTGCTCCATTAGTGGTATCAAACATTTCTACATGTGAGACATGAATCTCTTCAACTGAAACTTCGCTCCCTTCCTTTCCTAAGCTACCCacgctggaaaaaaaaaataacaagttgAAAAATGATCAGTGTCGTTATAAGATATGTGGTTTgtcacaaaaggaaaaaaaaatagagggtgAGAGGCGGGTGGGAGAAAAAAGAGCTTGAAAGTAGATTTCCACCTATTTGTCTAGAGCTCTCATGATGTAAAAGACAAGGAGCAAGCCATTCTTGAACCATAATAGTCTTTGTAATTTACAGGGATTTTGTAACAACTTCACCAGAGCAGAGGATTTTGAGCACCACTTAAGCAGTATGGAGAAAGGAAATGGAATGGAATATTTCTCCAAGGTGGAAAACGAACCTTATACCATGGCCTGGTCCACACTTGATATGCTCGATAACTATATCATAAACATCGTCTCCTATAGAGATGCAGTCGTCGCCTGCAACACATGAAGTACAGCATATGAGTTatcatgaagaagaggaagtcttAAGACGGGCGACGGAAATCTAAACCTGTTCCTATGACAGACTCCTGGATATGGACATGCCACGAAGCTTGGACGTGAATGCCATCGGTGTTGGGGCTGGTTGCAGGGGAAGTGACGTGGACCGAAGTCACGTTAACATTCCCGGAACGGTAGATTGTGAGGTGCATTTGTGGGCCGTTCACAAAGCTCACACCGCTCACCACGGTGTCATTGCACTGGTCGAATCTTAAACCCTGGGCCCAACATGATATATCAATTTGGTTATAGCATAGATTGAACGTACATCTACAACTACACTCCAGCACATTCATTCCAAGAAGCAAGGCTGAAAGTGGATCGTATCATGCCCATCTGGATGTGTTTTCATATTCAAAACTATCTGaatatggatagaaatttgagccTCCGACTAATATCTGAATCCGTATCCATGTCCGtcaaagaaaaatggatatgaATATAGATCGACAACTGTGTTCATGTGCATGGGACTGGACCTGAGGTGTTCCTCAAAGTCATCCTCAGGTACAAAATTTAAAGCTAGCTAGGGCGAGCAATCGAGGTGATCCAATGATTTATGGCTTTGGGGCTGGATTTTAAACCATCACAGGATCAACCTAAGGTCAGGCCTAGCTAAAAACTATAAGGATGCTTAATTTAGGGTCTTGTTATAGGATCGATGTACGGTGTTAGAATTGCATGCAGCTGAAAGCACAAGTTTCGAGCAGTAATGCATTCTAAGCAGTACAAGTTTCGAGCGAGCACCTGATTCTTGTTACGTTTGCAAGATTTGGCCCACCAATTGTGCCCTCTGCCATCAATGAGACGAGAACCAGCAAATGTGAGACCTCTCACCGAATCAAAACGTAGCCATTCGGATGCATCTTTATCATTCCATGTATCCAGGGTGTCAGGTGCGACTATTGTTCCTTGAAGCTGTCAAGAGGACATAGCACCAAATTAGGAAAGGAATTAGCTACCTTGGTAAAAGTGGATAACAATGGCCCAATGGGCCGGAAGCGGTTCAGCCGAACTCATATCAGCCCATGGGGGTCCACTGCAACATAGACACCATGACTGCTTATGAAAAGAATTTATTCGATCGGTTTCCAGTGTTGACCTGAACACTGACGCTAGTGGACTTGCACGGGCCATCGAATACTGTGGGCAGTACAAGAAACGTCCTACGTGCAGGGATGATCATCCTTGGACGGCCCGTTTCGCACCCACATGTTGCGGCCCATGCGTCTTTGAAGACCTGCAAAATAGCATATTAAAAATGTAGAAGAAATGCTAGGTTTTAGTCTCTTCCGGTTGCATGCATGCAGAGAGCCAAGTGTCAGTATCGAGTGGGGAAATGCAGAAGGAATTGCGATGTACTTGAGTATCATCTGTGTGGCCATCACCAACAGCTTTGAAGTCTAGAACGTTAAATTGTGGTTGGCCGCGAGACTTGGTCACGCCGACGCACGTCAAACAGAACATTAGCACCGAGTAATGTATTCCCTGCACAATTAAGTGATACtgtctagaaaagaagaaaagaaaaacatatgtGATAGCCATAAAAACTTGGATGATAAGTTCCTCACCATGTTGTTTTTCGGAAGCAGATAGACAGGACTACAGTTGTTTTTTGGAAGCAGATAGGGAGGACTACAGTGTATTTTTCAATTTGACAAAAGCTCATTTTATAGTGAGGACAGGAGCTAATTCATTGcaaagcaatgaaaattttggtCATCCTCATTGACAGTTGTCATGTTGTCTAATTTCAACCAAAACCAAAAttagaaacaaaaaatatttatgccGCACGAGGGGTAGTTGACTGCCAGTTTTCAAATTTCTTGCTTGTTCAAACGTAGTGCTCTTTGCCGGAATCCTATCCCAATTTTGATTAGGCAGACAGTAAGTTTCTAATTCATTTTAGTGAATAAATTATTCATTGGAACCGTGGTGACCAGAATGGAGATATGAGCATGTTTagaaacaagagaaagaaggtaaTTATACGAAATGTTTTGACTTTAGACATTCTTGGTAGTTACTAATTCTAGTCATATCCAGAACATGTAATTAGTGGGACTGAATTAATCGAGACGAGCAAATCATACGTGTTACGAGCCTATTGGTGCTcaatatttagaaatttatATATGCAAATGATTTAGTATGCAGCGCCTGTAGCTCAGTGGATAGAGCGTCTGTTTCCTAAGCAGAAAGTCGTAGGTTCGACCCCTACCTGGCGCggtctaaaatattttattttataaattttttttttttaatttactgcTCCAATTTGCTTctcttgttatttatttatttatttatttttttttgcaggtTCAGTTTATGTCTTATTATTTTAGTGAATAAgttattattcttatttttgtgcTTGCTGGTATATGTCTTATTATTTTagtgaataaaataaaaacaaatttttaatttacagCTCCTATTTGATCCTATTCTTATTATTTTAGTGAATAAATTATTATTCCTTTTTGCTTTGCTGGTTGATTTATGTCTTATTATCTTaatgaataaaaataaatttttaatttacatatTCCATTTGttcctcttgttttttttttcctgctttGCTGGCCAATTTTTGCTTGTTTGCAGCAATATTTtgttgatatatatataaaccGATATGATATCAAAGTCCGGATCAACATTTCATCTTTCAAAATCTTAAATTGGTATTTTTATTATTGAAAACTCAAATCACTATATTAATATGGACTCGTTAATTTGGGTTACTATATTAATCTAGGTCTAAAATATCTCAATTTCTATACTTTGTATAAAGATCTAGAAAATTTCAATTTCTCTAACACACGAAATTTTTAGTCTGATGAGGATCCCAATCCCTCTTGttataattcttttctttttattttttgcaggtTGATTTATGTCTTATTATTTTAGTGAATAAATTATTGTTCTTTTTTTGTGCTTTGATGGTTGATTTATGTCTTACTAttttaatgaataaaaattattttttaatttacatattatatttgtttcttcttttttttttttgctttgttgGCCGAACTTTGCGGTTTGCAGCAATAATTTGCTGATATATTTAAAAcgatataatatcaacatacaGATCAAGATTTCATCTTTCAGAATCTTAAATTGGTATTCTCATTATTGAAAACTCAGAGCCACATCTTAATATGGATTCATTAATTTGGGTTAGTATATTAATCTAGGTGTAGGATATTTCAATTCCTATAATTTGTAGAAAGATCTAGAAAATTTCAATTTCTTTAACTCACGGAATTTTTAGTCTGATCAAGATCTCAATCCCTCCTCAATATTGGACAGATGGCTGCTGAGATCTCGATAATTAAGAACCTTGGGTAACGCACGAGACTCCAATTTAGCTATGAAGTTCCAGGAACTTACAAGTGTGTAAAAATCTCGCCCGTTGACCCACTCCCTTTTGTTCGAATCATTTCTTTCTCCTTAGAGAAGTTAGAAACTTTTAAATCAACCCTGGaatgccctttttttttctattttattataaaGGAAAGGCACTAAGGCAGCGAAATGTCTTCAGGCCTGGTTACGGAAGTTCTGCAGTCTTCATCAATCAATGGTTCCGTGCAGCTATCACGAAATAGTGACCAAGTGAGAGGGAGAAGGGTTTTCATGCATTCTTGCAAGTCGGAATACTCGCAAGCTTCATAAGATTGTGCCAACTATGAGGAATGAACTACATGTATACAAGCAAACAGCGTTGTATGTAATCAAAACTTGCATCGCCGTTTCATTCCGTCAGCTATTCATTAAGTTAGTTGTCCATCAGAATCGTGAGATGGATCTTTGCTTGTCTGAGCTACCACTCGATCCTCCAGTCATATAAACATGCAGGGGACGAAGCTTCCTTTTCAGCAGTTTTTGGAGTAGAGGAGTGAATCTCATATGATTAACCCAGCATGTTTATACATCTTCAGCATTTCGAACCTGGTGCTCAAAGGCTTGCGGGAAATGCGCAGTTTCTTCAAggtttttcttctaatttttctgaatgTTAGAGAGGAGTTAAGTTTTCTCTCTCCTGTCAATTTCATAGATGTAGAGAGAGGGATCCAAAAATACTATGATTTGTTTTTCCACGTACGTGGAATTAGGTGACGACTTTCTATAATAAGTCTAAATACGTATTTTTTGCACCTAGCATCTAAACagccaatatttttttaaaataatctaaATTGATCTTTTTTCTAAGATAATTAAGAAAGATCCCTTGTTTACCTTCCAACTCTCAACTCACGAGACCTGGTTCTACCTGGGAGAAACGCATTGGCAACCAGTAGCCCAGTAGGGTATGGCTGTAGTTTTCCTTCTCTACTTCAGTTTCGGCTCTAACAGATTGAATCCATGCAGCAGTCCAATATGACATGTTGAAGTCCGGGGAAGCTGGTTTTAGAATTTCGTTTATAAGTAACGGAGCTTGTCACATTGAGCATGGAAtcaattggtttctcttatgGCTTACAAAGGTCTTGCTTCAGGCAAACAAGATTTGGACCTTGCTCACTGAATACCGTAATTGGTGTCGTCGCATGTCGAGTTACTCGTACTGCTTCCAGTAGATGTAGATTAGACTGAGAGATAAAAAAAGTTCCGGCATGCGTGTTGGATATTATAGGGAAAGAAGTTCTAGTTATAATGCAGGCatggatgcatgcaagcatacatacatatataccatGATGGATACACGGCTTGATTGGTTTCTCAAGATCGACAAGAGGAGGAATCTTGGAGGCGAGCGACAAGGTCGGCGGCAGCAGCGGCGGCGGAGTTAATTAAGAGGAAAGGGAAAGGGCGGAGGCGGCGGCAGCAGAACGGGGGCAGTGGTTGAAGCCATACCAGACGGCGTTGGGGAGAGGGACGCCGTAGTAGTAGGTGGTGGCCCGGCTGGCGTGGGGCTCGTACACCTTAACCCACTCCGGCGTCCAACCATCCCACCCGTCCCGCCGCAGGTACAGGGAGCAGATCCCGTACCCGCACGGCCCCTGGATCTTGAACGTGTCCGTGGAGCATCGCTCGAACGTCCCCGTCGTCGGATCGTCCAGCCTCGGCGCATACACCTGATCATCAACAACCCCCAACACCGccaccaccatcatcatcatcttaaataaataaataaataaatgtatataataccttcaaaaagataatatacatgtatataataATTGGATGGATGTCCCCAATCTCccgtttttttttattatctctCGAGTCTAAACTGAGTCCGAATTGATGATGAATCCACGCTTGGGCTCGCCGAGACCAAGGTCGGCACACTCTCCCGTTGCCGTCGAGGTTTATCATGACCACACGGGCATCAGAGAGAAATTTCAAAACGGCGCCTTCTAGCCCTAGGTAACCACAGCTGAGGAGGCAGGTGGCCTGATATTTATTACTAAAAATGAGGCTCTTATTTCTCGCAATAGAAATAATATTCACGCACCCCGATTACGAGTATTTTATTGCATTGGATGATATCCAGGTCAGGTTGCATGTGACTTGCCCAGGCCCAGACCTGTTGCCCAATACGAACGCTGAAACACCATCTTCGTAGTCCGAGACTACATCTTTctaatcctctttttttttgtgagaaagaggagggcaaaattttagcaaaaaaaaaaaagaaagaggagggcAAAAGCCCCAAAGATTTCTGTCAAGGATATGAAATCAGGTACGGATAAAAAAAGGGTtacaaaagaaaatggacagaaAGGTTTTTTCAAGCAATAAGgaatatttaaaaaagaaagaaagaaagaaagaaagatagatAGATAGTAATAATAGTTGAAGAAGACAACAAAATTAAGGAAATCCAACTAGCATGCTCCTTGTTCGTCTAATCCCCCCTTCCGATTCGTTGTGATTTAGTCGGAAAATAGGCGGCGATATCTCGGCGATCGAGGAAGTCGTCGAAGCAAAGggccaaagaaaaggaaagtcaTTAAATACTTCACCAAAATcatcaagaaaagatggaaaCGGACAACAACCTCGTTGCGGTAGGCGTCGCCGAAAGCAAGCCTGATCATGTCCCTGGTAAATCGCCTGGAGGAGCAGCTCGTCTTTATCTTCACCGTATACGAACACCCGCTCCCCACTCCCACTCCCTGAAGAAAGAAAACATagcaataataaataataaataatgttGCAAATGGAGAAGGGGGACGctgggaaaaaaaaacaaaaaaagaaaagaaaaggaaaatctcAACGAACCATATACTACCTCCTGTTTCTTCTTTTGGATCAACTCCAAGGAGCGGAGCTCGTGGGGTCGAGGGTCGACGGGTTCAGCCCCCGAAAGAACGAGAAGGAAGAAGGCCACCGCTGAGAGGACGAAGAGAAAAGAGCCGTTCATCTTCGCCATCCCTCTCTGACTCGCTTTCCTTCTTTGCCTTCTTCACCCAGAGCAGAGCGGTAGAGCCGAGCCCGGAAAGGCGGCGACTCGGATGCAATGCGATGCGAGTACTGCGAGTACTTAGGTTGGTCCGACGGACACAATAATAAGATGCCTCCCTCATGCCACCGTTCCCATCCcgctcctccttttccttttgtTCGTGTGTGTGGTTCACGACCCGCTGCGCTGTAACCACGTGTATCCACGATACTTACCGTCAGCAACCACGAGTTACTTGAGGCCAATCGAACCCCAAAGTCCTTATCATCCATCAGGGACTCGAGGCCCAAGAGACCTCGCCGGCCCTTCCGGCCCACCCCTGGCCAGAGCCCGTGGGTGATGTGACGTGCCCCCAACGGGCGAATAGAGTCgttatacccaaaaaaaaaaaaaaaaaaaaaaaaccactgcAGTTTGCTTCTTAATCCTTCAGCATCGATTTAACCCAGACCATAACCAATTGCATCAAGCAAGCAAAAGTAATCTCGAGAGCAAGCCATAAGCAAATTCGGAGATCGACAGCACCTATCTTTTGCACTGCTTACAGCAACCAAAACAGCAAGCCATTCAGCTATATCATCGAAGATAATCATCTTCTACACGTTAGTTATTTTACCTTCCATATCGATgagcaatttttttcttttgttccatgttTGACAAATTTATTCAAGATACATCTGAATGGGACTAGTGCCCTGGATTACAGGAGCAAATGAAAAGGAACAAAGAAACCTGATAAGTCCTTTCCCTTGCAAGTCTTCTGCCGAAACAATATTTACAGTTGACAAGATAAATAGGAATTTGAGCTTGTCAGGACAATATTAAACGGAGTAACTCTCCCgaatatttgaatgatttttggGTCTCCTCCAAGCAttgcttcttctcttctctagaCCAGCTCTGGGTAAGGCAATAAAGAGACGTCCCcatgttaaatatataaaatgcaTGGTATTCATGCCAGAAGTCCCAAAAACCTTTAAAAGGAACTTCAAAAGTAATGAGACAAGAAGCATCTAATAACACAAACTTGCAAGAAGAAGATAAATAAGGTTGTCTTACAGAAGCAACTTGGTTAAGCTTATCTCTCACATCCTGCAGCAGTTGCGAAAGATCGCCATCCCACTTGTAGAATTCCAGTTCCTTCTTGTTCAAGATCTTCTCAGCCACCTAGAAGGGCACAGGAACAAGGTCGGTCcagttaaacatgatacaagATATGCAGGCGGCAGCCAATCTATTCAACTTACAAGCACATCCCGGCTGCAGTAACATGTGCTTACAAAAGTTATAACTATGAAGTTCTTCTCGCTCTTTATTTTCTACCAGTAAATAATTCCTCAGTTTGTCCTGTTATCATAAAGGACAACCATGCAGTCCTACCCAAAGGGCATAGGTATTGTATCATGCAACCATTACTCCAGGATGTCGGTTCTTGCCAGTTTAGACAGCCAATCTGCACAGCCCGACTATTTCAAATTCCAATTTTTGTACCAGTAATACCCATATCCAACACAGCTGTTTTACCTTCGGCTCTCTTGGGTTGCAGATAAAGTGAGAGAACCTTTTAAGACTTTCTTTACTCAAATCGCTATTTTTGTTAAGGGAACACTTTAAGGTGGTAAAGAAAATTTATGCAATTCTTTTTACTTGAATATACTTCTTGAATTTCGTTTTCACTAGAAAACATCGGAAAAGATCGCCCTCTAGCAAACTTTCTTCTCTCACATTCTTGGCAACCAAACAGAGCATTAACCATGAGCCCCTGCAGTTGCCAATGGTGGATGTATGACAATTATTTGTTCAGAAAGAAATCCGTATGCCTCATAATAGCAGATAAATTTGAAAATTGTTTCTAACCACCTCACAGTGCAAGTATTAATTTAGCAACTTATGAGGTAAGACTATTTAGATAAAATGTAAAAAAGTGATATCACATACTAGTTCTAAATTTGACACAATTTGCAAATAATGATAACATCAAGGGGTTGTTGGATGCCATCAATATTATAATGAACTTGCTTCCATCAGTTTTTTAGCAAATAGCAAAAAGGAATTAGACACAACAACCTATAAAAATCACCATATTGTTGCCAATTATTCACTTTGTAACAGCTAAGCTATGAAAAGTATGAAAAGATCAATTATCTTAGCAAAGAGGATGATTAAACTAGCATGGAATGGTAAATCACATTCATCTACCATCAACGTCAAGCCTCCTAATGAAGTTTGTCACAGCAAGGATCTAAATTCTAAACCATTACAGACGGCCTTGGAAACACTTGGATCtcacatattaatatatatcttgaattggcaTCTATTAATATATAACAATAAAAACAAATGCTAAATCTCTATGGAAGATTCAAGCCTATGATATCCAAAAGAAATGTAAAAAGAGAGAACATTTCACAAAACCACATCTTTTTAATGAAAGACAATTACTTCTAAAAACAATTTCCGTTATTTCCACAATTTAGGAAACAATTATTGTCAAAAAACTAATGTCGCCCAGATAGAATTGACAGCTTTAAAGGAATCAAAGCATGCATCCAAGTTTTTGGATTCCATCATCCCTACGATTTCTTCAGATCAAGAGCACCAAGCGCCCTCTATAATACTCAGATTTAAATAGATTGGCAATGAGAGCATATTGTTTGAATGAAATTCATTTGGACTTCAGGTGCAATGTTTACAAGGCAGTAGTCTTCGAAAAGAATTCCACTGCAATGAGTTCATAATAGAAGTAGTTGCTCATCCCGTGTGTCAAAATGTGCAACGGTTTTGCACAAAGATGAGTGCTTATGGATAACCATTCATGTGAAAGTAAGATGCAATGCCAGCCCTGTAAATTATTTACAACTTGAAGAACAGTTCTAGTCTTCAGCTACTTTGACAAGGGTTACACATAAATGAATCAAATAGAAACTTATAATTTCGGAATTCAAGTTGAATATCTTAAGAACAAGTTTAGCATAGAGAGCAAGAAAATGGAAGCCTCTTTGTAACTACCATTTTGTAAGCACCCATGCCTGAATTTTGACAAGTGACATAGATTAATCTTGAGGCATTATAACAAAGTACTCAAGTGAAACCCCAAAGAAAGCATACCTTTTTGCCAATCATTCGACCACCAGCAGTATGAGCAAAATATACGTTGTAGAAGTGGCAGATGAATGcctgaggatttttttttgatagctcTTCCAGATAATGAGCATAAGAAATCCCAGGAGAAGATGGTTCAGGAATGATATGACCCTGTTCCTCGAACCATTCTAAATCCTTCGCCAATTTCTCTGACCTTTCTAATCCTGTATTCCTGAACTCGGCATCTGCAACCAAGAAGATATATTGTTCGGATATGACGTATATTCAAACTGCGCTATTCAGCTTGACTGCTGAGATACTAATTGAACAAGCTCCTAATACAGACTTAACCAACTATCTGGGGAATGTTAACATATAATAACTCCTTTTCCTCAAAAAATCAAGCACTATGAATTTTATATTTGACTAGATACTCAAAACCCCTCCTTCATAAaccatccatttttttttctttcaatccattgataatgattggtaTGAATAATTCAAATGGCATAGTTGCTGAACTATACCACACCGATCTAGCAACAACAGAAGCTACAAATGAAAACAGCTCCagaaccaaaacaaaaaaaaaaaacaaaagacaaAAGCTATAATAAGATTATTCACATCTCAAATTTCATATACAGTAGTTCAATAATTATCCTCTGAAGTCCTAATTTTCAagatttttcattttgtatATTATCAGAAGCAGAGATATAATCCAAAATGATTGTGTGTTTACCTATTTATATAAATAACGATTCAATTTTCAAAACTTGCTTCTCATTAATATAACACAAGTCAGAACAGTCCATCTATATGGGGAGAAAAATCATGGCATCACTCATCTTTTAGCATGGTATCGGTGATCGATCTTTCGAAGGAAGGGCATCAATATCGATCGATCTATCGAAGTCCATTCCACGGAGGAGCAACTTACACCAGGGGTAGGAAGCCTTGTGGACGATGGTCTCGAGGGTGTCGTAGACGAGCTTGCTGTCGACGAGGAACCTGAGGTAACCGTGAAGGGAAGGCTCCCACTTGGCGACCGggggggcgtcgggctccttcTCCCCTTCCTTGGCCTGGTCCCGGATGTGCAGCTTCATGGCGACGGCCCGCATCTCCTCCACGAACCCCATCTCGGCGGAGGAGGACCGCTTCTTCCTGGGCATCTCCACCGTCGTAGCCGCGAGGACCACGAAAGGGCTCGGGCTCCTCAGTGACAACCCGCCGGGGCCGAAATGGGGGCGGCGGAGGGCCCAGGAGTGGAAAATGGGGCTCCGGGGGCGGAGGGAGACGAAGGGCTTGGGTTGGCGCAACCTACCGCTGGAGGTCAAGCCGTGGGACTGGTAGATGGGTAGCGTAGAAGCCatcggaagagaagaaaagaagaaagcgaTGAGACGAGAAACAAGCGTGAAGGAGAGGGATCAAGAATGGAGAAGTCTGCTTCTTGGTAGGTTCTGAGAGCGAATAAAGAAGAGGAACCgaccaagaaattaattttttaatacacAACTGAGGGATTGGGAGGGAAGGGAAAAATAATCACGGAAAGTTAAGGACCTCCTCGTCCATGAGCGTGCGGCCCGTTGTTCCTTTTTCTCAAGTTaatgaaaaaagaaattgaTGTTTGTCAAAGTTTGGGTAATGAACTCGGAATATTTTGCGCCCTCGGCGACAACCATTGATCCGACGGTTCCAATCAACATCACGAGTGGCCCCACATGTGTTTTATTAGGCATGGGgaggagatggaggaagggAACGGCCAGCCCGGACTTAAAAGACCGCATCCGCTAGGCTGGGGTCGAAATCAAAATTTGAGTGCGGCAAGTCACACCATGACACCCtatcatttattttattattatttataatgtATTTTTTGATCTTTAATTATTGTAATTAGTTATAATGTATTAACGATTTCAGATATAAGAAAAATTTGAGACATTGACATCAATTAGATGCTAATATATCTTCCTTGTGAAAATGTTTGATATTTATTTGGTGTGTATTATGTTTCCTATTTTGAGAAGTTTAAGTTTTGCTACAACCAACAAATCATTATGAGCTTACAATTAAATTTGGAAGGATGTGGGACtcgtatcatatatatatatatatatatatatagagagagagagagagagagagagagagagagattgttatggtaggttatcaatctacctatttttcattggacaaaaaatatccttacattttataattttaaggatactttatgtctttttacaatctcaTATTAACTCACACTCTTAACCCCCCCTCCCAATTAATGCTCTCtctcatacatatacatacatacatacatatatacatacatacatacatacagagTATCAACTGGGGGGTTGGTAGAGTCACTGGATACATCTTTCCCTCCCTCTCAATCTCCCTTTTTTCGTAGACAAAAAATatccttactttttataacttttaagggtattttatgtctttttaaaaTCCTACATCTGGCTTGGCCCCTGCTTGCTCATAGCTAATTGGGGGAACATACAGTCACTAGATACTACAAGTCCCCACACACCTCCTTTTACCAAGAGtctattttcttagaaaaattcACATGTACAGGTCAAGG
It includes:
- the LOC103699806 gene encoding embryo-specific protein ATS3B-like yields the protein MAKMNGSFLFVLSAVAFFLLVLSGAEPVDPRPHELRSLELIQKKKQEGVGVGSGCSYTVKIKTSCSSRRFTRDMIRLAFGDAYRNEVYAPRLDDPTTGTFERCSTDTFKIQGPCGYGICSLYLRRDGWDGWTPEWVKVYEPHASRATTYYYGVPLPNAVWYGFNHCPRSAAAASALSLSS
- the LOC120111467 gene encoding probable polygalacturonase At1g80170 encodes the protein MFCLTCVGVTKSRGQPQFNVLDFKAVGDGHTDDTQVFKDAWAATCGCETGRPRMIIPARRTFLVLPTVFDGPCKSTSVSVQLQGTIVAPDTLDTWNDKDASEWLRFDSVRGLTFAGSRLIDGRGHNWWAKSCKRNKNQGLRFDQCNDTVVSGVSFVNGPQMHLTIYRSGNVNVTSVHVTSPATSPNTDGIHVQASWHVHIQESVIGTGDDCISIGDDVYDIVIEHIKCGPGHGISVGSLGKEGSEVSVEEIHVSHVEMFDTTNGARIKTWQGGKGSASRISFEHINLTNVHNPIIIDQYYCDSPKTCEAQADAVHISDVTFAHFTYGDLDESDCRDPQL
- the LOC103708750 gene encoding heme oxygenase 1, chloroplastic-like; protein product: MASTLPIYQSHGLTSSGRLRQPKPFVSLRPRSPIFHSWALRRPHFGPGGLSLRSPSPFVVLAATTVEMPRKKRSSSAEMGFVEEMRAVAMKLHIRDQAKEGEKEPDAPPVAKWEPSLHGYLRFLVDSKLVYDTLETIVHKASYPWYAEFRNTGLERSEKLAKDLEWFEEQGHIIPEPSSPGISYAHYLEELSKKNPQAFICHFYNVYFAHTAGGRMIGKKVAEKILNKKELEFYKWDGDLSQLLQDVRDKLNQVASSWSREEKKQCLEETQKSFKYSGELLRLILS